The genomic stretch GGTGACCCCTGCTCATGTCTCTACTTCCTCCTCGTCAGTGAGAGTGTTGCCCCACCACCCTTGGGGCACCTGCCAGCGGGGCCAGGTTTCTGCACAAAGCCCCCAATTGTGCTCCCCGTGAATGCATTGGCTGTTTCGCCCAGGACAGCATCTCTCTGCAggccccccttccctcccacctttGGGGAATCTAGTTTCACCTCCACATGTTTCCCTCCAAGTGGAGGTGCCAAGGTGGGCTGTTTTACCTGGCCTTTGATGGGCAGGTGCTCAGGTTCCGGGCTGACTTTGGAGAACTCTGATCACACACAGCCTCCACATTGTCAGAAGACAAGAGCTGCAGGAATCGGGGTGGCCTCCAGGATGGAGCAGCAGGCAGCCTCCCGTACCATCCCCTCTTCAGTAAGTACCTTGCCCTTCTGCCCCTACCCCAGCACCCACCTCTCCTTGGGACCAGGGAGGGGCTTCTACCTGAGATCAGAAGGGTGAATGCCATTTGGATTTTCCACCTGGAGTGCTAGAGCATCTTGGAACAGCCCTGGAAGCAGGGAAAAGAATAGTGGGATTGATACAGTGGAATGAGAGGAGACCGATCCAAACCTTTTATTACTCCAATATATAGATTTTGTATTCCTGGAGGCTGAAGGTATTACCTAAACCAATTTGTGCAGTCTGGAGGGGTGTTGCAAGCTAGATAACTGTCGTCAAACTAAAGTCTGATGCGTTTGCTCATGTTGGAGCGATGAAACCTGCATTTATTTCACAAGGCCAAAGTACGACAAACTTTTTCTTTGTTTGAAAGGCCCACCTCAATAGCTTAATTCCAGTTTCTTTTCAGTGTTAAACCTTCTGATTGGAGAGGGGGTTCCCCCAAATGCAACCACCCGTGTTCCAGGggtgtatgtgtatatgtgtgtgtgtgtgtgtgtatgtgtgtgtgtgtgtatgagaagTGGGAGGTATGGGCCTCTCACTACTTAATATCTGTACATCACAACCCATGTACAACCTACAGGGCTGTGCTGCAATTATTTTAATATCAATCAGCTTTATGTTTATCACTTATTCCATTTTTACTccgcctttcttcctgaagggcacccaaggcagctcacaacaaatTAAAAATGCATCTGGAATAAAATGCATAGCTATAAAATGCACAAAACTATGAACTATGAAAGACACTTTTGAGAGCCAGCCAGTGGCAAAATAGCAGCATAAAACCATCAATCATAAAAACTTTGAATACATTACTAAAAATCAGCACACACCAGTCTGCAACCAGCATACCCTTAAAAACCCTATGGGGATCCAaaggctttttgaaataaaaacatcttcaaAGGGTGCAAGAAAATGGCTAATTGATATTTTTAAGGTCTATATGCTTTGCTGAACCTATAGGAAGATAAATTCCCCTGGGgaatggggataagaataggccctcagtttggctgtacttgtcgtaagaggtgactaaacagccaccgggtagatgggactcgtcagcctgggaaggcagctcatctgagagaaggaaaactctgatcccaaacctccactgccttgtggctacatccagttatggaaaaggcttcaggagtcaacctcgaggcaaaatccggagctggagtccctgaggcagttcatggctgaacacagtcacgttctggcaacgcctgcgacgctgctggaaccaaccatattggcctctgcctttccattggaccatttcagtgacgtggagaggggggatttgctgcatgggtaatagcctatcctccatacctactttacccaggcttcgtgcactggagaggacactctgttccagaaccaccattcagagcatgacaccatagtcttccaagactgaaggatgccaacaaaaggaAGATAAATTAGCTAAATGTATTTGATTTGCGAGGAACTAGGAATACTGCATGTGTtatcccagcagctgctatgaaaTGTGTCCAACGCAATGAACACAAATTGATACATTCCTGACCCTACCTTGGTTGACGGCTTCTGAAATGCTATTGATCGCTTGCTCAAGCAGTGACATGACACCTCCAGCAAGCCAGCAACATAAACTTGAACCCTGAACCCCTTGGCCTCCCAATCACGCCTTCCATACATATCAAGAACCTCTGGGTCAACATGTTTGTCTCACCATTTCATTTAAGTGCATTTTTTCCAAGTAGTTTAGGTGGCAAAAGGACAGGTGTGGGAGGCTGAGTGGTTGGAGGGCTGTCTCTTGCGTTCTCTTTGGAGACCTGGCAGGTGGCTTTTCTGCCTCTGATGGATGGATTTGCCATGGTTCTTAGGAGACGAGCCCCCCAGCAGAATCCAAAAGCCCTTCCAGAAGATTCTGGGTCATCCTCGCTGTCATTTTGACATGTGGCATTATCTGCACTGCTGTGGCAGGAGCCCTCAGCTTCCCCCAAAGGTCTCCCAAGGTAAGGTGCTCCCTTCTCTTGAAATGACCTCTGCAGTTCcccattctgtttttttttcccctgcaggagCAAGCTGaaaactaagagcccaagcctatgcatatttactcagaagtaagtcccattatagtccatggggcttactcctaggtaaatgtggataggactgcagcctaggagctcaatcctatccaattttccagcactggtgcagctgcaatacagccgcaaagtaagggaacaaatattcccataacttgaggcatctgtgacagcctccccaccccaggatgcagtgcatgccccattggcacagctgcaacggcactggaaaattgggtattGCCCTATAAAATTgccctagcagcccaatcctatccgcactttcctggaagtaagcccactgaatctaatgggacttacttctgagtagacatgcataggattgggctgttaatcagtagTCCTAATGgcacctctgggggggggggaaactaaagAAACACTTTGGGTTTCATTCCCCCACATTTGCTCTTGTATCTCACCTTTCTCCAAAGATTCAAGATGGCTTGCAGCAGAAATTAAAATGCGCTAAAAATCCTAAGGTCAACCCAGTAGGGTGAGCTCCAGGGATTTCacccagagagagaaagaaaaaccattcaagaaagaaaaataaaatcagaagaaaTCCATCAAAACCCATTCAGTTTATCTCTGAAAGAGTGGAGGGGAGAGAGCTAAATGACTGCTAAGTGCCCATGAGGGGGTGCAGGAGCTGGTACTGTGACAGCAAGGAGATGATCTacagcatgcctccccccccccacctgcactgCAGGCAGGGAGACATGGTGGGTGGGCCTGCTCCTCCTTGGGATCTGCTGTCAGAAGTGTGGGTTGGCACCTCCTCCAGGCATGCTACCCAGGGTAATgtaccccccttagctacaccaatgGTAATAATAACCAACCATCTCAGGCCCCAGGagatcttgggtcagccctgcctgcttctgcttctggAAAAAGacatctctctctttccccctgccTCCAACATCGTGTGTCAGAGAGATCCCTTGATGCAagggtggaaggaggtggggcATCACCAGGTACAGAGGGGCAGCATTAGAAGCCCGGTGTTCTTGGACACATTCTCATTCAGAGATGAGACAATGCTGAAATCAAATCTAAAAAGCCCAGCTCAGCAGCAGGTGAAAGTCCCTGGAGACCTCACTCTAAAGGTCAGGGTGCCACAATCAAGAAGGCCCTGTCATTTGGTCACCAATGATGGTGAGGGAACCTAGAGGCAGATTGAaaaggtccataggtgtgccgcaagagcacagcattgaaaatggctgaaaacctCTTTCAGTTTCTGTGGCTTTGTTTTGAGGACACCTGCCTGTGGTAATGAtctgtctgttcctcttcctctgctggtggaagaggaaacagttgccctcagacTCCTGCAAATCAGAAGTGagatcacaagaggcaaagaccgtaGAGGTCCACGTGctgggagaagaaaaacattgaaaatcactgggctacatGGATGATGCTCCGTCTGTCCCAGTGACCAAAACCCCACCAAGATGCATTGCAGGACATGGCTCAGGTGGTGTCATGGGCCACAACTGTCTCCAGGTTGTCATTTGTGCACCTTCATAGCCTCTTTTGCAGGTCGTGCGGTTAAACTTTCCGAACCGCCCAGCCTCTCAGGGGAACCAGTCGGCCTTTGTGGACAAAGCCAAGAGCACCATCACTTATTATGTCACCTCGTCAAGTAACCAAACAACAGCAGTCTTGTTTGACAACAAGAATGTGAGTGTATCAGTACCTTTTGTAACCTGCTATGAGGCTTTGGCAGTGCTCAGAGATTTCAGCAGGGAGGAGACGGGTGTTTTAGCCACCACAGATGTTGTGTTCAACTTAGACATGAAGCCATGAGGTGGTCCTGATCATATGGGCTCCATCTGGTTATAAGGTATAATAGTGGCCTATTTTACTGGGGTGACTTCAGGATGACAAAGTTTGTGAAACTCATGAGGCCTGCACAAGGGAAGTGACAGGAAATGCCAGCAAGGATATAGAAGcttggacaggaggaggaggagggaccagGCAGGGTGTCCTTAATGGAGCCTGGGGTCTAAAATCCCCACACTtgccttatttttttccttgtataGGGCTACATCTGCTACAAGCCCGCAGAGCAAAACAGTTGTTACCTGAGGTTGATGGATGCCAAGGACCGGGACACCATCCAGATGTCTTTCAACCTGTCAGAGCACAAGGTGAGCAGACACAGGGCGTTGAAGCTACCTCTGTGGGATTTGGCTGCTTCTTCTccacagggtgggagggaagccctcttggagaggccacacatttcttgtttaattttttgcaaaacaaagaagggCCTCTAAGCATGAGCTAAAGATTCTGGATGGGAAAATGGTGAAGGCACTGTTCTCTTTCTCAGCTGGAAGGAACAGCACAAGAGATGGTGAATTCTCACAAGCTTAGATGACTTCCATGGAGACTTCTTGTAACTACAAGCCAGGAAAGCTGTAGATCTCATCAAGATTGCCACAGGTTGTTGTGGTGGTACCGGAAGGCCTAGATGCCTGCTAAAGGGGCTTGAACAGATTGCTGGAGGAAATATTCATGGCAGGATACAAGCCATGGTGGCAGTATGCAACCTCTGGGCTTGAGAGGTTGCCTGTCTCTGAATTccaggcgcaagggagtggcattAATCTatagaactccttgctgcaggatgttgtgatggcccTGGACTTGATACCTTGCAAAGGGAATGGAACAGCTGAatagaggaaaagtctatcacaggttccAAATCATGATGACTGCATAcagcctcctagttttagaagtaggctacctctaaatgccagatgcaagcaagcagaagatgcaggtatcttgtcttgtgtgctacctgaggcacctggtgagaTACAgcatgttggactagatgggccctgggcctgatccagagggcttTGTGTTCTTATAGCAAAACTGAAACTTCATCTGCTGCAGCAGTCTACCTGTGAATGCCAAGCACTGGGATCAAAGAGAGGGGCAAGCAGCCCACAACTTCAGAGGCACCTGCTGTGGGAAGGAGAATGCTGGCTGAGATCGACCTTTGCACCAATCCAGCCAGGGGATCCTTCTGTTCCCAAAACATTCCCTCTTTTTATACTTTGCTCTTTAAGTGGTGCTTTGAACTCACCCAGGAGACCTGAGCATTTGAAACTGAATTGGGCTATTGTTCTTTCTACCCCGGGCTTGTCTTCTTTGCATGACCGTGGATTTTCAGTGCCTTGAGGAGAGACCTTTTCCGGCCCTGTTACCTGAGACCCTGTTAACTAGAGATGTCAGTGATGGGGCCTATGGCACTTGGCACACCAAACACATGCTCAGCCTCTctcagggttggggggggggggaatgtgtgggTTGTAACAGCACCATCTGGGATGTTACAATTGGGCAAAGTGGCTGGGAGACTTCAATGGAAGACTGAAATGACTTATGATCTTATTTACGCACCTCAAAACTTCACAAAATGTTACCTAGCAATGTGTTTGTGTGCGTGCTgcgtgtgtgagaaagagagctATATGAAGCAAATCCCTCCACCATCACCTTCTGCAGTATTTGGTTACCGGTGTACGCCAATTCTcgtcaagcaagcaaacaaagcaGCTTTTGTTGGTCATTTCTCAGCAAAACAGTTTGAGCCGCCCCGTAGAACAGCCCTCCAAACAAAATGCTAATGGCGTCAGTCAAGGGCGAGGCCAGAGGTTCAGTTTCGGAAAGACAGAAGGCCCTGTTTGCTGTGAATGTCAAGACAAAGCTGCCCAGGTTGGCTTACCGCTCCTGCTTCCATTTCGTGTTCGGGGGTCCTTGCCAGGTCTgctgagctgcccccccccccccagaatgcagcagAAAACAGATCTGCCCACGGGGGCTGTCTTCAGCTGCCAAGCAAAGCAGCCTAAAGGTGCCTTTGCTGGAGAAGTGgtgcctgcctccaagaggggcTCAAACCACTTCTTACTCATTGCCTTCCTAGCTCCTGGACTACAAATTGTAGCTGGGAGGACTTGGAGAATTCATTCTTGGAGAGTTTCAACTCTTTCTGGATAATGggctggatcccaaagggtcCTTCTCTGCAGGGCAGGCTTTAAGCCAGTTGAACCAATTGCTCCTAATTGGGTCCTGCACCTAGGGGTCTCCCACACAAGGGTAATCTACTGCAGTCACATATGCTATTTTAAAACGTGCTTAGCTCCATTTGACATTAATTCTCATCAtctttttaagcgcacattttgattaatccccttcctggaccaccCAGCATTccactgggcttcctggatttgtgccagctaaataaggaaaaatagccccttaccccaagttgtcctccagccacctcctaacctttGCTACATACAGTGTAGGCCATGCGGCCTGGTTGtgctagcacaggttaggattgggctatggaAACAGACGGGACCAGTGTGGATGTTTTCACAGCACAACATGGTCATGATCCCCGACACCAGTCAGCAtccttgcagctgcaccaactgTAGTTTTGTACTGTCAGCTGTGTAAGCCTGATGCTTGGTAGACTTAATGTGTGATGATCCCAGTCACCCCACCCATCTCATGCTTCCTTTTCCTTACAAGGTTGATCCGTTGCCACTACCCAATGACAGGACCATATACTACCGGGAGTTTCTGGGGATTGTGTCGGGGAGACCAGTGCAGCCAGAGGAAGTGGGAGAAGCTGTCCAGTCCCTGTGTGAGGAGGTGCCCATATATTGGGTCAAGAAAAAAGACGGTGAGTAACTGGGATGAGGCCCAGATGAGAAACCAGCGAGGGACCCAAATTCTCCTCTGACATGaaactcctggtgtggccttcaGCAAATTTGGGGCTCTTGGACCATGGCTTAATTTAACCGTGTGGCCTCCCTCTGCTAGTGGTCTaaaatctaaatctaaaatcatccactaaaattgagtgtcaggagagttggggcaaaagaaaatatttcttgacccagaaTCTAATTAATATGTGGCAGCCCTTGACccaggatgtgttgatggtgtctgacctggatgccttttaaaggggattggacagatctatggatgaaaagtccatcacgggatCCAAGCCACGGcgggaatgtgcaacctcctggttcgagaagtaggctacttcagaatgcatcttgttgtcttggtaCTCcgtgagacatctggtgggccactgtgagatgcaggaagctggactggatgggcccttggtctgttgcagcagggatgttcttaatCTGCTGTTCTGTCCCcacatgcagcacatgacccTTCTCATGCCCATTCTCCTTGCAGGGCCCGCAAAGCAGCGCCTCATCTACCTGTGCATCGACATCTGCTTCCCAAGTAACATCTGTGTCTCCATCTGCTTCTATTACCTTCCTGAGTGACCCACCTGAGAGCCCAACTCTCCACTTCACCTTTTGGACTGGAACACAAGTGTGACTCCTTGGTGCAAAGACTTGGTGCCAGTACTGCCAGCTTGGGATGGGGCCCCAGTGCTGGATGGGGCCGGGAGGGTTGCAGCTATAGAACGACACAGTCGCGGTGCAGGCTTAGAAGTATATACAGTTTATTTACAAAGAGTGCCGCGTTCAGCTGTTAACCTGTAAATAATTCTTTGGGTAGAAGTAACCACAGACATAGAGAAACATATGAGTCAGTTAAATCTGACTCACACATCCATCATGTTAGACAAGATAAATCATTTTGTACAAGACCAGTAACCCTGATGTGTgtgatgttttaaataaaaacacaacatggGGAACTGGGCACACCAAGCTGTTGTGTAttcagcagtggtggtggggagcttCAGCTTCTCCCTCTATTGGGAACACATTGGTCATTTGCTCCCCTGATCTCTAGGGTACATGCCCCAGAGACGAAACCTCCAAAGAAACTCTGCCCTTCTGAGCCTAGGGACCCAAGAAGCAGGGTGCCCATTTTTCATTTCAGGGAAAGTGGAAACGTGACTCAATTCAAGGCTCTGAAGCGTCTCTTAGGAGAAGAGGGAGTTCCAGATCGAATATGACCTGCAGGCAGGCCAGGGCTTGCCCCTTCCATGAGTCTGACTGAGGCAGCAGGATTGGCAGCAGGTGCCCATCTCCATCTGCCCACTGGTCTCCGCTGCTCTTCTCCTGGACTGGAAGAGAGGatcagagtggaagaggaagtgtggaagagagtgtagacattctagcccaccaatcttctctcctcccccctttcttttccaatccagagagtgggaggatttgaggctggcacatcaccaggtaaggcgACAGCAaatggcacactgcctcaggtgccaggggaGGGTCCTGCTTGTTGTTACATCTTCTCCTCAGAAGAgggcatttctctcccccccccccaatttttcagTCACCTTTTGAGTCCAAGATGCAACCTGAGTGGAAGAACAGTAGAACCACCACAGAGCCACCAGAAGGAGCCACCTTTCCTCTTAAGCATGGTGAGCCCTCTGGAGCAGCTGAGGAGAAGCTTGCAGATGAAGCCTCTTTGCTTGCTTCTTTTACAGGGGAGCCAGAGAGTGGGTGCACACAGGTGAactggggggcaggattggcccTGGGTCTTTGGGAAAGGCGGCTACAGGGACAACAGTGCAGCCCTTCTGGCTTAAACTATACAAGGGGACAAAATGGCTCCCCAGAGGACCCAAGTTCTAAGCACAAGTAGACTGAGAAATGctccaagggagggagggggtgcaagTCATTATCTCCTTCTTCTCACAATCTGttgttagcagcagcagctgtgattTTGCTATAAGACAGGCAGGAAGTGTGATGGAAACCAGCTGCCTTTCAACACGACCTGCTGTGGTGCAAAAGGCTTGGCTTACACCTGTTTCACAACCCAGGTCCTCTGCAGAAAGACAGCGGCAACTGGGGCACTCTGCTGTTACAATGCAAATGCCTCAAGCACCCAAAGCCTGAGGGCCAGTGCTGTGTGCCCAGCACCCCTCAACCCAACACGCTGTCGTTGAAAGCGAGGCAGACCACGGCCTTCTGGTGCCCGCTGTACTCCCTCTTGATCTCGCCCGTCTCCACGCACCACAGCCTGGCCAGGTTGTCCGAGGAGGCTGGAAAGGGAATGGAAACACACTGTAGGCAAGAAGCATCACCAGGGTAGCGAGAGGGTATCGCCACTGAAAGGTATCAGGTGGCCCTTATTGAATTGTCTGATGAAAGAATGCAACAAACCAccacttgggaaccactgtgttccCAGTTCTTACTTGCCTTGATCACAAACGCACAGGCTGATCTCAGGAAAGGCACCCTGATCTACTCCCCTCTACAACACAACAACCCTACAAGGTATGACTGAGCTAACACATCAAGTGTTTTACAATGCAAAGCTGTAGCAGTCAGGTCTCtctttccctgcacatgcctgatctcgtctgatctcagaagctaagcagggtcaggcctggttagtacttggatgggagaccgcctgggaataccgggtgctataggcttataccatagtcttttgagactgaaggttgccaaacctCTCTTCCAACACAAAACCTGTGTTAATTTGCTGAAGCTGCGTTGGTAACAGATGAAGCACTCACTTAAAACTGTTTATATCTGCAAAGGGGAGAAATTTTAAAAGTGCAGTTTTCAAAGGACAAATACACTGACCACAGCAGGAGAGAATCCCTCCCAAGATGACACACAACACCTACGGCTGACAAGCATTTCATACACAAAATGTTTCCAAAAATTAAAATCTACTGATCAATTTGAGTGCACCTTTTTAACTTAAAAGGTTAAATTAATCAAAATTAATCCAGAAACTCAACGTATCAGCCAATGAAAGGTTTCAGCCttattaattataatttttgccggggggggggggaggagaaagaatgtcACTGGGATTTTCCATGTCATGTGTCACAATACCTCAAGCTCAGTGTATCTCTTGACTTGCTATAGGCAGGGTGAACAGAAAGCAGGCTGGAAGGAGTTTCTGCCTCTCAACCAACAGCAACTAAAGGGCTTTTTCCCCTGCTAATCATCCCTGCTGAAACCAAACCGAAAAACCAAAGGAGAGCCGGCAAAGCAACTCACCCTCGGGACAGTTGGCCCCTCTCCACTCACCAGTGACAATGTATTGAGAGTCCCCTGAGAAAGCACAGTCCCACATCCAGCCACGGGAGGTCTCCCCAGGGTTGTTGCTCTTGATGCTGAGCTCAGTCATGAGCGAGAAGTTGGAGGTCCTCCAGATCTTGCAGGTCTGGTCAGCGGAACATGTTGCCAAGAGcctggagtggggaggaaggccAGGGGTGCGGGGAGAACACAGTT from Tiliqua scincoides isolate rTilSci1 chromosome 13, rTilSci1.hap2, whole genome shotgun sequence encodes the following:
- the BRICD5 gene encoding BRICHOS domain-containing protein 5 codes for the protein MEQQAASRTIPSSETSPPAESKSPSRRFWVILAVILTCGIICTAVAGALSFPQRSPKPLLQVVRLNFPNRPASQGNQSAFVDKAKSTITYYVTSSSNQTTAVLFDNKNGYICYKPAEQNSCYLRLMDAKDRDTIQMSFNLSEHKVDPLPLPNDRTIYYREFLGIVSGRPVQPEEVGEAVQSLCEEVPIYWVKKKDGPAKQRLIYLCIDICFPSNICVSICFYYLPE